CCATATTCGGGTATCTACTGATATTAAGGTGTAGCCCATATTGGTAAAAATCGATTggttaaatattaaaattaaggcccatATATGCAAAAGTTATAAACTTTAATCGAAATTTCACAAACTAAAATTGGATAACAAAAACTATAAAAATAAGTCTTACTATAATGAATTTGCTACAATAAGAAATCGACAAAATCGACTTTGTTGCATGAGGTCTTGTGTTTAAttctcattattattattaggtCATCCTCTACGCGGCGCGCCACCGTCCCGCGTTCCGTCGCGGAGACACGGAACGCTCGCGCAACGCGTTGCGGCACACCGGCCCATCCCGCGCCCGTCCCTGTGAGACAAGAGACGggttgtctcgccacgcgccatggcgacgtggcgcgcccctgcaccatgcgtgacgcccactcgccggcccgcgagtgggcgtcgtcacgcgcTGCagcaataaatctttttttttaaaaaaaatcaattttttttttaaaaaatgtaaacggtaatattacggTTTATATtcgtatttttcttttttttaattcatttttttactctataaatactcctaattcatcctcatttcacacacaactacacatctattcttcctaaatcatctcaatttcctctccatttttcatctaacatctcatcacaaaatgtccggcgacggcaactccgACGGTGgaggctccggcgggtgggatctcaacgcgttcggcgattgggagaccatgtacaacacactgggTGGTTCTGGTttgtcgacgccgggcacccagggttcggcgacgccgggggattaccaaccacccaattttgacgtggatgcatatgcccgtccctccgcccagcggtattcgcagggattattcCAAATTCGGGAGGATTTTCTCGTTGAacccacgccgggagtaggccgaggcgggggaggaggccTAGACAGTGGAGGAGGCCGAGgaggtggaagctccagggcggatgcccaggcgggcgaggaggaggaggaagaagaggaagaggatgagAATCTAAGCCtgcatccgtacagcaacaacgaaacgatggcggtgtacaacgtcTGGATTttcgtctcgtacgatcccatcgtcgggaatcaacaaccccggaagtgcttctgggaaaaggtcctcGAGACCTACCACCAGATCAAGCCGAAAGGGTCCCGCAAGCGCACATATAAAacgctccgctctcactttgaccgagtcgacagacatgtcaaaaaattctgcggcatctactcgaccgaagcggcgcactaccaaagcggcgccacgggagccgacattctgagggcgactttgcgcgtctacaaccaggacaccggcaaacaattcaaatttgttgatgtttggcaggccatcaaggacgaggaacggtggggCGGCGGTGTCTGCTCTAGCTtgggctcaacctcgaagcgcacgaagcatacgacgagtgaccaatactcgtctggtgacaccggtgagggaAGCGACGCACAAGAGGCCGCATCGCatgagtttgcgggtacggccgGCGATGACGGGGGACCCAGccatgggcgccgtcggccgcaagggacgaaggcggcgaaagcggctagagcgaggaagggccgaggcgaatcaagccaggcggcctcgggatcgggctcggtgggaggctcgaacacccttatggcggtgtacatgaccgccacaatggcggacacttcccgcttctcgcccgcccaataccaagcctggtggaacggaattgtgtatatggcagcacaacttggccttccgcctcctattgcacctccaccgccttcgggggatgattcgccggcggagtagtttttttattttctttaaattcttattttaaattatgcaacgtttaattttttaggattttaattgtgtgttttttatttttttaaaattttaagttgtattttttttatgttgtctgttttttaatgaagtgtgtttgttttaattgaattgggttggaaataaaaataaaaaatgaaattgaatgaataataatttaagggacggtttaagggacggttaagggacggagggttgcaggttctgtcccttagttaatGGATGGAGTTAAAAGTACAGTGatgccctcaaatagtagtttaagggacggtatagagacagcgtagtggatggcctcatgtactcctattaaaatacatatctttaacttaattatttctatttatacttttttttacCGATCTCATAAATTTAGTTAAATAAAATCTTATCAAACTTCCACATAATTTGCTAATCTTTGTTTAATTCTCTTCTAATGTATGATTTTATAATTCTTTACGTACGTGACTTTTTGTGGTTTTGAAAAAGTATAGACTAAGTTTCTAGACTAATtgtgtcattttttttattcatagtAGTAGTTCATCGTATTTATGTAGTCCTATTAAAATAAATCTTATGATATCAACGACTATTTAATGTGTTGATATTCCAACCTTTTGTCCTATCCTACCACAGTGAAGCACCGCACGTCTCTAATTATATTATTAGTAAAACTATaggaaaaattttaaatatcaaatagtagtagtactaaattttaaattaaccACACATATACCATATTATGAGTAGTATTTCCCTATTCAATCTTAACTCTTAAGTCGGTATTTAAAAGAACAGGCGTGGTGTTGAGCgtacaaacaaaatataatattaacaACACTTGAATTTCGGAAGAGCAAAGTGTCAAGATTATATTATAAGGTAGTACAAaagaaaaagacaaaaaaataaaattaaacggCAATCGTGGTTGCAACCCACGTTGACCGGCCATTGACAACCGCATGCACTGGAGAAGCCGTCGGAGTGAAATACAGCGGCGAAGCGCAAGGCGTCGAAAACGGCGTCGCATCATCATCTCTACTGCAATCGTCAATCTTCACCTCCACCGCCGTCTCTTCCTCCGACCGAAAACACTCCTCCAAACTCACGCCGCCTCTCTTCTCATCTTCAGCAGGACATGGCGCCGGCGACTCCGTGCCCTCTCTCTCCTCCTCTTTGATGGTGAACAGAAATCTCGGCGGTCCAAACACTCCTTGAATTTTGAACAAATCGATGTCGATTACCTCCGCATCCGATTCACGATTCGAATTCCTTCCGTCGACGCCTCCGGAAATCGCAACCGGCGAGGTGCGATCGAGGTCCAGCTGAGGTCTTACGCAGAAGAAATAGAGGAGCTCCTTTGACGGTGTCGATTCGGATGAAGAGTAGCGCGAAATTCCGTCTCCGCCGCCGCTAGCGGCACTGGTTCGACGGCGGAAGGCAAGGCGGCGCCAAATGATGTAGAAAACCTGCGCGAAGATTGCGAGAAGCGCAATTGCAAATATTATCACTAGAGAAATGCCTAATTTGCTTAgtccgcctccgccgccgctgctcaTTTTTGGTAGGTGTATCAGCCTTGAACTATGATGCTAGTATATAGCAATAATCATGTGAAATTTTATTTGAGCAAAAGCTTTGAAAATTAAGGACGTTTTACCTACTTTAACAATGGAAATCTGGCGAAAAAAGTTTTAGATGGTTGAGACAGGAAACCGGAGATACCGGTTGCGGTGGAAATTCAGCCTTCGTAGTGACGTGTACTGTGCacttttattttgaattaaatgCGCGGAAATTTACTTGACATTAATTTTGATATTGCAATTATAATACTAATAGTTATGCTAATCTATTTAGTTTTCAACATTTATGATTCCGCATTCTTCTAACAACACTTGTTTACTCTCGTTCTTTAACCAAAGCAGGTTGTTTATGTTCATTGTGTGTTTTGGTTGCTTTGTCAATAGTATTTTGTATGTGTGGTCACTGGTCAATGATGTGTGTCTTAGGGAAGACTTGTGTCTTTTACACTTGACTTTTGTAGATCCTATGATTATATTTGTCATCTGAACCTATATCTTTGTGATTCTTTTACTGATCTTCATATCTTTGGTATATAGTGATACATTTGTATGTGTTGACTCACTTTTGTGACTTTTATATTGTTTTCTAGTAGTAATGTTTTTGCGATCATTAccttttgtaatttttattttgtatttaatccACATGAAGTAGCAAATAGAAAGTATTGCAATAGTAATTAgctgattcctcaataaaaataaattaccatAAAATGACAATCAAGCATTATGGCATATATTTTTACAATcaatcaaatgaaaaaaaaattaaggacGAAGAGAGCATCATATGATACCCTATTATATCCATCTACTAGGCCCAAAAATTTACTCCGTATTTTATTTAGGAGTACCACTTTCTATCATCTTTTACTTACATAAAAAAATGAGTACAATTCAAGTGGTAAGACATATTCCTTCCAATTAATATATCAGGAGTTTGGAAACACTTGGACGTAATTTGGTGGCTATGTTAATTCaggattattttttttatcatttggTAGCATAGTTTTTGTTATCTCCAAAGCCCATGACTAAGAGCTGGCCCAAGATAATAAATTGCACTTTTGCAAATAAATTTTCTGGACTACAGGGTCTAACTATTTTTCTGCATCAGTCATGGAATATAACTTAGTATTATTTTGTAaaccatttaaaaaaaatcatataaataAAAGTGCTATTTTTCTAAAATCTACCAAACATCTTAGTAATTATTTATCACATTTAATTAAGATAATTTATTAggctaataattttatttaagatAATTTCACCAACCTATTAAAGTATGCCTTAATATATACTCCGTGGatgttaattataactaaaAACACAGCTTACATAGTCATATTAAGACATTAAATTTTTATTCCAACAGCTTTCATCTGTAAAGCACCATTGATACATGTATGTGGATGCTAAAAATTCGTATTGGATAGATTGCAATTCTTTATAAATATAAAGTTTCGCATATTAACATACAAATGTGGGGAGTCTGTCTATACATACAAACTTGCATGTTGTAAGTGACTTCTAACACTAGATGAAAAAAATGCATAGTAATATTGTGGCCTAACTAATTGATTTGAAAAGCAAtagtaaattagtaattaaaataGTGAACTCACTAGCCACTTAACATTGAATGATGATCACACTTTTAGTTACCTTAATAAAAGGCCACGCCACTCTAATGCACAAAAATTAAAGAGCCACATTGTTGCATACAACTCAAAAGAATGACTCTTGAAATACATTTTTGcgttagagaaaaaaaaatgaccatcgtgattaaatattaaaaaaaaaagttattgttCGAGCTAAATCCAATTTTCCACCCAAAATTGATGGCATTGCCAAATAAGTTGCTTCAAGTTTGaacccaacatgaatggtggccCATGCTATAATTCTTATGGTCCAATATGAATGGTGAACCAAAAAGTCCATCATTGGGTGGAGGCCCATACTAGaattcttagagcatccgcagcgacGGACGTCTCGGCGAACGTCGGACcggcgggacgtccgccattaggcgagcgaccggcggacgcggacgtcgcttgcagacaccggagttccgcggattTCCGACGACGTCCGTCGTGATGTCCGCTATTGCGGGTTctcggcggacgtcccgatttttaatttttttaattccattttttaaaaaaatgaaattatcattgcattttctccgtattcgtgtcgaaattttaattccgtaaattgtttaatttggtgaatttgtgaatttttattattgtggacgTCTGTCGGGAtatccttggggatgtccgtcattgtgcagtgggatgtccttatgacgtggtagtgcagtgggaggtccttatgacgtaacagaaggtgtttttgggaagcccttcgggacatccgtcccagtgtggatgctcttataccgAATACAAGCTTTGATCAATTTTGTAAATTATCTATATTATGCCATAACCATTGATAAACTCTTCGCCTAACTTATCTATTACTCCTCCGCCCACTACCAATATTGATAGTAGACATTACTGAGTTTAAATGTTAATGAGTATAGtagaaaagatagaaaaaatagttgaagtaTATCTAAGTAGAAAAAAATATAGTGGGCTATATTACCAAAATGCAAATAGACTAAATTTTGTGAACGGATCATAATGGGAAAAAAAGAGTTTTAGTTATGAAGGGATGAAGTATTAATATGCAGTTGCGTCTGTATTAACTATGTTTCTATCTGTCGCTTAGTGCATGGTTGGTAGACATGTTAAATTAAcacaatataattaattaagatgAACTTTAAGATAAGGATATGCTATCTCACTCTTTTAGGATATTAAATAATCCACCTTTTTGAAGACCTCATCTTATAGTTTACCTTTCGCAATACTCCTTAACAAAGGCATCTATGAATGAGGCATCATCTTAATTCACTATTTACCCTTGATGAACATTTTTCtatcaaatatttttattaaacctTGTGTAATTCTTAATAGTATTATATTTGGtgtaaaaattcatattttgttaCGAACAAATGTGCCACCTATTTTCATATCAAGTCAATTGTAAAACTCCATCTAtgtatttataagaaattaatcaTACAACGATAATTAAGTGAACCGTGAGATATAACGGTTACGTAATGGTGTGCAAAATTCAAGCTAGTGAAACTTGGATTAAATATACCAACCCAAATCTTTTCTCGAACAAAGAATCAAATTTCTGAATTGTGGCCATGTGtctcacaaaatttaaaataaaaacaaaaaaacatttgTCACAATTGGAGTAGCCACCTTTTTACTCCATGCAAATGAATCAAATTCTCATAACAAGGTGGACGGCTTTCTTTCCAAGATTACACAAAATATTTACAAGATCAAACAATAGAAAAAGGAATATAGTAGGAATTTAAAGGTagaggaaaaagaaagaaagttgAAATTGATTAAAGTTAACTTTTCAATTATAATGCACGAGGTGTGCAGAAAAGAGAACAACTTTGTGTTAAAAGGGCTGTCCACTTTCTACACTTAtgctaattaatttattttaattagtcatCATGGCGAGTATCACCCTTCCTCCTTTTAAGGCAGAATTAGATTCCATATGCTTTcgaataatttataaaattattcttTGAATCTTTTGATAGATTACTAGCTAGCTAGCAAGACAGTGTCGGTGATATTCTATCCATAACGACCCTAATATATACTATTATCTATAGGattaattgtttgtaaaaagTCACAAACTTCAATCAAATTCTAGTTTATTTCatgtttaatttttaaaatttgaataaaaaatcacgaaataaaattttttatgaaatgttTCATGATGTTTTTTTCTACTCAAATCCGAAGCTTAATAGGTGTGCCAATTGTCCCATGATATTCTTTTAGTCAATTCCGACGATAAATAGATAGACACAGTATAAAATTTTGGTGATACGAAGAAATAATGACACATATGTGTACAATGTATTAATGAGTCAGACGACAAAACAACATCATTTTATGcctaataaactaaaaataactCAAATTTATCAAATTAGTTTGAACTTCAAAATTtatcatttcaaaatttaaaaggTACTGAACAAGCAAAATTTTGACATGATAAAactacataataaaaaaactattttttgCAAAAGGAATTTCAGACTCTTAATTCATAAGTGTTCGGAAAACATAAGGTTGGACATGAATATTTAATAGAccactttttttctctattacAATCTGCACTAATTCCCGGGAACTCTATTAAAGCATCCACAACAAATTCCCTATACAATAATGCTTCgggttttaatttatttcaagaTTATGATTTTATTCTATATTTTGCGATTCAACTTCAGTCGGACTCGGGCCAAATATCAATGTGCTAAGTTTGGCTAAGCCAAACTGAACTTTGTAAATTCAGAAATATGTTTAGATtaataattattcaattttgaaataaaatgttTTACCCATAATAGCACAAACACACTCATTGGTTACTTAATGTAGATAAAATATAAGTAATTGTATCtagttataattttatattttcaagacAAATATTTAGCTGACGAGTTTCATCAAATGAACTCGAACAAGCTATTTCCGAGCTGAACTTTGAATAACCTTGCCAGTGACTTGGTTCATCAATAATCCTAATGCTAGATTAACATATATAAACTCAATCCCAGTTttaatatcaatttatttatttaaaataaatagtaggagtataaaTTTAAAGGTTGTATTATAGTGAATTTGAGCTAAAGACTTTTAcgattaagagcatccgcagcggtgagtgGGCACGCGTCCGtccgtccttgccagcggcgcggcaccgcctgctcgccgctgcgctcttgttGCTGgtgcggcgctgctcgatgcatcgaacacgtccgtgccagcgagcagctgacgtggcgcgttctgattggccaatggcatttccgttggaaattcatttttttaaataaaaaataataccaaaaattaaaaaaatatattttcagattcccaaaaatatggccgtttttttgccgtttttctggaatttttttgatttttttatattttttattcccaaaatcatctataaatacacacatttatcattcatttttcacatcaaatcatctcccattcatctctcattcatattttttcatacaacttatctacatcttcctctctcactcaaaccctctcaaatggatttcaccaatctcattgcggaagcggagcgcgaagaacaagaatactatgaacaatatcacGCCGCCTacgaagcctatgtcgccgcgaatacccccgcccctcctcctcgactaactagatcaactcgccgctacatccatcgtgacggtgggcgagaggatcgaaacaaggaacacgatgcgcgatacccgagcccacattgagctacaagaagacctaatcaaacacatttgggcgaaattcggccacgagtagtgggtttttttaattttatgaatttaattatgtaatttttaatttttaggattttaattatgtacttttaaatttttaggattttaattatgtaatttttatttttttgtaatttgtaacaGTATTCCgtatatttttaatgcattttaattttgtgaaaatgtttttatttaaattgaataatataatggTAGGACCATTGATCTTGTCCTTGCGgtagagcacggatgtggatgttgtgctcttgcctaagagcagagagtaaaagtgggtccgggtcCACATCCATACTTGTTGGCAACAGCACGGATGGGATGCTCTAATTGGACATTAACCGCTTTATCACTATACGAACATGTCTTTGAATGAAGCATTGTGTGAAAACTTTCATTGGAAAATCTAAAGGTTCATGGAAACTAAAGAGGAAAGAAAATGTTATCTTTGTAAAATACGTCACAAAGCATGAAAGTAGTGCtatcttttgattttttgtttgGGAAGATTTTCCTTTTCTTATTTAAACCTTCTAAAGCAGAAAAGTTACTCCTACTTTGCCATACCAGTACGTTATGGATTCCTCACACCTTAATTTTTTGGTAACTTCAATtcacattatttatttatttatttggaatATTAATAACATAATGGAGCAGTTCTACTTCTCatgataatattaattataaaaaaatatacgaTAAATGATAACTTGGAAAGCTGTAGCTCCGAATATCCTTTATTACTGTTTTGTTTgagtttgtatttttattttattaaacctTACTAGTAATAAAAATTGTTTATTGAAAATATGTACTGATGTTGACAAAGTCAATGCAATTAACACTATATATCTTCAGGAAGCTATCCGATTAACATCCCTATTCACACAACTCACTATTCTATAGAAATATCATACTCCATTTTCATCCCATCATTTACTTAAGAACTAACATCCAcgattttttattctttttttccccACAATTTTTCATTCATTCTATTACATTATGTATGTATCTTGTCTCTCAATTTTGATTCATCTAatttactaataataataataattttattattatatattttaattaaattatatatgcaatttatttaaaaatatgaaattcattaaaatttcatatatgaattaaatgaattatttttttataattaactaAATTCATTTGCCGATTAAATTTAATTGACTTGAAATTAATATCtagtatatttattaatttagtgtgctaattaaattcatatgctaataaaatgtaagtataTACAGtatatgattttaaaaaaaacaaaaagagaaaaaaagacacaaaattgagaaaaagtgaaaaattgaaaaaacacAAAAAGTGGATATTGATTTTGAACCAAGAACCCCTAGCTTTCGCCAAAGTATATTTCACTATACCTTAATTGAAGCTTTCCCTCAGTGTGAAGCTTATATTTCACATCGAATATACAATCAAATGGGAAGAGAAAACAACCCAAAAAATCTGTCTACTAAAGTTCATCCCATACTGAATAAACAAGTAAACACAGTAAAAAAGACTACACAAGtcaattgatttttataaataaaaatcaatatttcataaaaaatgatttttagaaaaaatagaAACGAGTTTGGCCATGCAAATGGTCATCTTCGCCACACCCCATTATCCGCGGAGGGTAGTTTGCATGCTAAGTTGTCCCTCACTCTTTCCCTCCGCGGAGTGATGTCTGGCTTTCTACAATGCATCCCGCCTCTGTCTCGTTTAGCTGGGAGGGCCCCAAGGCCCGGGTTGAGAATGATCTAAAGTTGTTCAACATCATTATTTCTAGCAAAACAGCTTATGAATGAGCTACAATGGCTGTAACAAAGTAGTCTATTAAGTATTAAGGACAGCGACATAAATAGTACTCAAATCCGgaaaacattaaaataaacaaaaatttagtAGACACGTTATGTGGACTCGAatccaaaaattttaatttcagacATTAATCGCTCTACTACTAGGCCTACTTACACACTCATAATATGCTAGTACATTTTTAACCCGATGTATAGTAAaatttatatctatattttttacAAATACTTTTTGCCCCACTTAAAAATGTACTATTAACAAACTCCAAACGGCCTTTTACGTTGTATTTGTTCCCGACCTCGTAAAAACAAAAAGAGAAAGCAAGTTATTTTATCTCAATTTTTAAGAcgttattttccttttttttttgcttttacttCTTTGTTTTacattctttttgttttttttttctagtagTTTCTTCTTTTCTCGTTCTTTTTTGCTTTGTGTTTAACATACTCGTCACCCTCCTCGAAGTCTGCACATTAATTCACAATTTAGACATTGAACTTAAACCaacataattataattaatgcGGTGATTCAACACCTAACCTCATCTCTTACACATGAGGTCAAGGCGTCAAGCCGATCCTTGGCCAGTTCCCTAGTTGTTTAGTGCCTTGACTTTTGAGACAAAAGATTAATGAGGGATACGTtgggaaataaaaaaatcttcTAGTACTACTACTCCCTATTTTATAGTAGTGAAGACATTTCTTTTTGGaatgaagattaagaaaaagatgtgtaatgtattaaacaaagataataaagtaagagagatggaaaagTAGAGTgaagaaagtaagagagagaaaagtaagtgagcagaaatgtgttgacttttactaaaaataaaaataactccactattatggaacatatcaaattgataaaatgactttattactatggaacagaggtaccattttttaaaattttggaaaCATAGAAGAAATTTGAAATTAACTCTACCATTACCAACCTTTTCGGAACGGGCCGAACTGCTTAATCAAGAACTTTGCTCTCGGCTTCTATATTTTTGCTTTCTTTTCTCTTTGAGGGAGTTAATCTTTATTCTTCAATATGAGTAGGTAAAAAAATGTCAGTAAAATTGTATAGATAAAACCAAACTAGTCTAAAAGTGCAATTGATACATTCATTTTCTATTCTGTGTTTGAGACTATATTTTCCAATTCATATTTGAAGTCTTTAATTGTTACTTTGATGTTTATTTTCCACATAAAATTTACTCCGTATTCATAAATATTCAAGggaatatattaaaaaaaaactcaaagtTTGGcaaaattctgatctattttgtaactttaaaaaatacttcattcgtcccacaataatcgtcactctttttcatttttgtatgtCCTACAATAATTGTCTCagttcatttttatcataaaaatggtaagtatgtctcacattccactaacttacgtcactcacattttattataaaaccaatataaaaaaaccgggtatcacattccactaacttttccaataaacttttctttaaatttcttaaaactcgtgcccacaataagagtgacaattattgtaggacggagggagtaactaatTAGTAGATAGTAAATCATACTTTTGACTATTCTCCAAATTATCcaatgaaattaaatttgtgGAGCATTGAGCATGACGTGGACGTTAGAATTGAGCATGATGTGAACATAATACATCAATATTTCAAAAGCTCAAAAAACATATTCAATTCCGCCGTACACGTCATACGTTCTCGGCGTCCATGTCGTGTTCAATTCTCCCCAAATTCAACTTTATGAGACAACAGAAAATCGCAAACTTACAATTTAATTGGTCATTTTGAATGTTAAGTGATAGActaaaatttgaccaaaattttgtgatttatttttttgCTATTTTGCCAATATTCAATTACTCtagctcaagtacttcttctAGTACTCCCAAGTTTCAGTATATGGATTAAATTCATATTTTCGACTTAGAAATTATGATGGGAACTGAGAATTCTATTATACCCAATAAAATAACCCAACTTACCtagaaaatgaatgaaaaaagaagaaaaaactaCCGCAAATCCTGAATCTTAAAAACTACGCGCCTATCAACATTTTCAAGAATTCCCAAATCATCATCA
This sequence is a window from Salvia splendens isolate huo1 chromosome 14, SspV2, whole genome shotgun sequence. Protein-coding genes within it:
- the LOC121764396 gene encoding uncharacterized protein LOC121764396, producing the protein MSSGGGGGLSKLGISLVIIFAIALLAIFAQVFYIIWRRLAFRRRTSAASGGGDGISRYSSSESTPSKELLYFFCVRPQLDLDRTSPVAISGGVDGRNSNRESDAEVIDIDLFKIQGVFGPPRFLFTIKEEEREGTESPAPCPAEDEKRGGVSLEECFRSEEETAVEVKIDDCSRDDDATPFSTPCASPLYFTPTASPVHAVVNGRSTWVATTIAV